One Peromyscus leucopus breed LL Stock chromosome 2, UCI_PerLeu_2.1, whole genome shotgun sequence DNA window includes the following coding sequences:
- the Zbtb5 gene encoding zinc finger and BTB domain-containing protein 5, with product MDFPGHFEQIFQQLNYQRLHGQLCDCVIVVGNRHFKAHRSVLAACSTHFRALFSVAEGDQSMNMIQLDSEVVTAEAFAALIDMMYTSTLMLGESNVMDVLLAASHLHLNSVVKACKHYLTTRTLPMSPPGERVQEQSARMQRSFMLQQLGLSIVSSALSSSQSGEEPPAPMSSSMRSNLDQRTPFPMRRLHKRKQSVEERTRQRLRSSMDESAISDVTPESGPSGVHSRDEFFSPDSLKIVDNPKPDGMADNQEDSAMLFDRPFGAQEDAQVPSQSDGSAGTMASRATQVETSFEQEAVAEKGSFQCENPEVGLGEKEHMRVVVKSEPLSSPEPQDEVSDVTSQAEGSESVEVEGVVVSAEKIDLSPESSDRSFSDPQSSTDRVGDIHILEVTNNLEHKTSFSISNFLNKSRGNNFSAGQSSDDNIPNTTSDCRLEGEAPYLLSPEAGPAGGSSSAPGSHVENPFSEPADSHFARPMQEVMGLPCVQTSGYQGEQFGMDFSRSGLGVHSSFSRTMMASPRGGASNFPYYRRIAPKMPVVTSVRSSQVPENSASSQLMINGATSFENGHPSQPGPPQLTRASADVLSKCKKALSEHNVLVVEGARKYACKICCKTFLTLTDCKKHIRVHTGEKPYACLKCGKRFSQSSHLYKHSKTTCLRWQSSNLPSTLL from the coding sequence ATGGATTTTCCTGGTCATTTTGAGCAGATCTTCCAGCAGCTGAACTACCAGAGACTTCACGGCCAGCTCTGTGACTGCGTCATTGTAGTGGGGAACAGGCATTTCAAAGCCCACCGCTCCGTGCTGGCGGCATGCAGCACGCATTTCCGAGCTCTGTTCTCCGTGGCAGAGGGAGATCAGAGCATGAACATGATCCAGCTGGATAGTGAGGTGGTGACAGCAGAGGCCTTTGCTGCACTGATTGACATGATGTACACCTCCACCCTCATGCTGGGGGAGAGCAACGTTATGGATGTCTTATTGGCAGCCTCTCACCTGCATCTGAACTCCGTTGTTAAGGCATGTAAACATTACCTGACAACAAGGACGCTGCCCATGTCTCCCCCTGGCGAGCGTGTCCAGGAGCAGAGTGCTCGCATGCAGCGCTCTTTCATGCTGCAGCAGCTGGGACTGAGCATTGTGAGCTCAGCCCTCAGTTCCAGCCAAAGTGGCGAGGAGCCGCCAGCCCCCATGAGCTCATCCATGCGCAGCAACCTGGACCAGCGGACACCCTTCCCCATGAGACGCCTCCACAAGCGCAAGCAGTCTGTAGAGGAGCGGACCCGGCAGCGCCTCCGGTCCTCCATGGACGAATCTGCCATTTCAGATGTTACTCCGGAGAGCGGCCCTTCGGGAGTTCATTCTCGGGACGAATTCTTTTCCCCAGATTCTCTGAAAATTGTGGACAACCCTAAACCCGATGGGATGGCTGACAACCAGGAGGACAGTGCTATGCTGTTTGATCGGCCTTTCGGTGCCCAAGAAGATGCCCAGGTGCCCAGCCAGTCCGACGGCAGTGCTGGCACCATGGCCTCTCGTGCAACTCAGGTTGAAACTAGTTTTGAACAAGAAGCTGTAGCCGAGAAAGGCAGTTTCCAGTGTGAAAATCCTGAGGTTGGCCTTGGGGAGAAGGAACATATGAGAGTGGTGGTCAAGTCTGAGCCCCTGAGCTCTCCCGAGCCGCAGGACGAAGTGAGCGATGTCACCTCCCAAGCGGAGGGCAGCGAGTCTGTGGAAGTGGAAGGAGTGGTGGTCAGTGCCGAGAAGATCGACCTCAGCCCCGAAAGCAGCGACCGGAGTTTCTCAGATCCGCAGTCCAGTACGGACAGGGTCGGGGACATCCACATTTTGGAAGTCACAAATAATCTAGAACACAAGACCTCTTTCAGCATCTCAAATTTTCTCAACAAGAGCAGGGGGAATAACTTCAGTGCAGGTCAGAGCTCCGATGATAACATCCCAAACACCACCAGTGACTGCCGCCTGGAGGGCGAGGCCCCCTACTTGCTGAGTCCAGAGGCTGGGCCTGCAGGTGGGTCTTCCTCAGCCCCTGGTTCCCATGTGGAGAACCCATTCAGTGAGCCTGCAGACTCCCACTTTGCCAGGCCCATGCAGGAGGTGATGGGCCTGCCGTGTGTGCAGACCTCAGGCTACCAAGGAGAACAGTTTGGGATGGATTTTTCCAGGTCTGGCTTGGGTGtccactcttccttctccagGACAATGATGGCTTCCCCAAGAGGAGGAGCCAGTAACTTTCCCTACTACCGCCGCATAGCTCCCAAAATGCCGGTTGTAACTTCCGTCAGGAGCTCCCAGGTCCCTGAAAACTCCGCCAGTTCCCAGCTAATGATAAATGGGGCCACCTCGTTTGAAAATGGCCACCCTTCTCAGCCTGGCCCTCCGCAGTTGACCAGGGCATCTGCTGATGTCTTGTCAAAGTGCAAGAAGGCCTTATCAGAGCACAATGTCTTGGTTGTAGAGGGGGCTCGAAAGTACGCCTGCAAAATCTGCTGTAAGACCTTCCTGACTCTGACGGACTGTAAGAAGCACATCCGAGTTCACACGGGTGAAAAGCCCTACGCCTGCCTCAAGTGCGGCAAGAGGTTCAGCCAGTCCAGCCACCTGTACAAACACTCCAAGACCACCTGCCTGCGCTGGCAGAGCAGCAACCTCCCCAGCACCTTGCTCTGA